TAGAAGAAAAAAAAGTTCAGATAAAAAAAGTTATACAAGCTGAAGAAGAGAAATTTCAAGAAACTATACATCAAGGTATTAATATATTGGAAAATTATATTGAAGAACTTATTTCAAAAGGTGATAAATGTTTAAGTGGAAAAAATGCATTTAAATTATATGATACCTATGGATTTCCATTAGACTTAACTAGAGAAATATTAGAAGAAAAGGGATTAACTGTAGATGAGAAAGGTTTTAACCAACAAATGGAAAAACAAAGAAATATGGCTAGAAAAGCTAGAAAATCAGTTGTAGATTCAGGATGGAAAAATGCTCAATCTACAGAATTATTTAGTGATTATGATACCCAATTTGTAGGATATGATATTTTGGAAATAGAAACAAAAGTTTTAGGATTATTTAAGCAAGGAGAAGCTATTGAAAATTTAGAAGAATATGATCAGGGGATTATTATTCTTAAAGAAACCCCTTTCTATGGCGAAAGTGGAGGGCAAGTAGGAGATACAGGGTATATAAGAGGAGAAAATTTTGTAGCTAGAGTATTAGATACTAAACGTATTGATGATGTAATTGTTCATTTTATAAATGTAGAAAATGGTAGAGTAAGTGTAGAAGAACCAGTATACGCTATAGTTGATAAAGATCGTAGAGAAAATATTAAAAGGAACCATTCTGCTACCCATCTACTACACAGAGCTTTAAAAGATATATTAGGAGAACATGTAAATCAAGCTGGTTCTATAGTATTACCCGATAGATTGAGATTTGACTTTACTCATTATGAACCTGTAAGAGAAGAACAATTAAAGGAAATAGAAAGGATAGTGAATAAAAAGATATTAGAATCTTTAGAGGTAAAAATTATAAATACGACATTAAATGAATCTCAGAAAATGGGAGCAGTAGGACTGTTTGAAGATAAATATGAAGATGAAGTTAGGATTGTACAGATGGGAGATTATTCTAAAGAACTTTGTGGTGGTACTCATGTAGATAATACTAGTAATATAGGGCTGTTTAAAATTATTTCTGAGTCTAGTATTGCAGCTGGTGTTAGAAGAATTGAAGCTATTACTGGGTATGCAGTTTATGAATATATAAATCAAATGGAGAAGGATATTCAAAATATCAGTAGCATATTAAAAACTGATAGAAGTCAATTAACTGATAGAATATATAATTTGATAGAAGAGCTTAAAAAAAAGGAAAAAGAGCTAAATTCATTAAAATCTAAAATGGCATCCTCTATAGCAGAAGATATAATTAATAAAAGTGTCAAAGTAGATGGTGTAAACTTAATAAGTTATAAAATAGAAGATATGGACATGGATAGTTTGAGAAATTTAGGCGATGAGATTAAAAATACTATAGATTCTGGAATAATAGTTTTAGCAAGTATTGATAAAAACAAGGTATCTTTTGTTTCTATGGTTACTAAGGATTTAGTAAACAAAGGTTTCCATGCTGGTAATATTATCAAGGAAGTGGCTAAGATTACTGATGGAGGCGGAGGAGGTCGTCCAGATATGGCACAAGCTGGAGGGAAAAATATAAATAAAGTTGAAGAAGCCTTAAGTATGATTCCCAGCATAATAAAAAAACAAATAGAATAAATATTAGCTATATATAGCTAATATTTATTTTTAATACTGTATATTATATTTACAATATGATATAAATACTATAGGGGGTGTTTTTGTGAGTAATAAATTTAATGAAACTATGAAGTTTGAAACACCAAAAGATAAAGATAATGAGGTAAGAGAAATTATTCTAGCAGTATTTGATGCATTAGAAGAAAAGGGATATAATCCTATAAATCAAATAATTGGTTACATACTATCAGGGGATCCAACCTATATAACTAGCCATAATGATGCTAGGAGTTTAATCAGAAAGATTGAGCGAGATGAATTATTAGAGGAAATATTAGGTTGCTATTTGGAGAATGAAAGAGAAAAAGATATTTAGGAGAGAAATACAGGTGAAAAGAAGTAGAATATATTTAATAATATTTGTTATCATATTTGCATTGTTTTCATTTGAACAAACAAGTTATGGAAGTGATTATAAAGAATTGGATTATAAACTTTATATAATAGTTGTAAATAGGCTTACACTTCCAGATATAGAAAAGATGCCTAATATAAAAGGTCTGATAGATGAAGGAAATATTGGTTTAATGAATACTAGAGGTGTTAATGGCTACAAAGGAGCAGAAAGTTTTGCTACTATAAATGCTTCTGCTAAGACGTATGCAAATAATGAAAGTAGTCAATTATATAATTTAAAAGGTAAGTATAAAACTATTTATGAAAATCGTGTGGGAACTGTAGATGAAGAATATGCAATAGGTAATATACAATTAGGTAAATTGTATAATCAAAATGAAAAGAATAATTATTCTCCACATATAGGAGCCATAGGTGATAGTATTCACAGTAAAGGTTTGAAAACTGCTGCCTTTGGTAATAGTGATACAGATGAAGAGGCTATAAGAACAGGAGCATTAATAGCAATGGACTCTAAAGGTCTAATCGACCTTGGTAATGTTGATGATGTTCTATTAGAGGATATAAATTATCCATATGGTATAAAAACTGATTATGAAAAAATATTATTGGAATTATCAGCTATTGAAGAAAAAGCGTCTTTATTAGTAATTGATACTGGAGATTTAGATAGACTTAATAGTTATAGCGATTATTTATCCATAGATATTTTCCAACAAAAAAGGGATTTAATATTAAATGATATTGATAATTTTGTTGGGAACTTATTGCCTATTTTAGATAAAGAAAATTCCATGGTAATGATTATTAGTCCTAATGCAGGAGAAGATAGAATAGCTGATAGTAGATTGTCTCCTATTATAATGTGGGGAAAGGAAATAAAAAAAGGTACTATTACCTCATCTACTACGAACAGAGAAGGTATTATATCTAATTTAGATATTGGTCCCACAATAGCACAATTTTTGCAAGCTCCTATAGATGGTATGACAGGGAATCCTATTGAAAGTATAAAGAAAGAAGATAGTTTTAAATACATTAAAACAGTTAATAATCGTGTTAATACTACATCTAAGGTTAGATCTAAGACTTTATTAATCTATGGGATCATAATAGTTATAACTATGCTGTTAACCTTAGTACTATTGATATTTAATATAGATGTGGGAAATAAAATAGGTATAGTATTTAATAGATTTTTCTTGTTATTGTATACTATTCCTATGATATTTATATTTAGCTCTTTATTGAGTATAGATAATCTTTTAAAGTATTTTGTTAGTTTATTCGTATTTATTATTATATTTTGGTTTATCTTTAGGAAATACAACAATTCGAAGTGTATATATTATATATCTATAGGTTATTTCGTAATATTTTTGTTGGATTTAATTACCAAAGGAAGTTTTACTAGATATTCAATTATTAGTCATGACCCAATTATTGGAGCTAGATATTTTGGCATGGGCAATGAGATGGCAGGAATTTTTATAGCCATTGCAACTTTAATAGCAGGTTTATTATTAGATGTATATGAGAATAAATATGCATCTATAGCATTATTGTTATTATCTATTATAATGATAGGGCATCCTAAATTAGGGGCTAATGTAGGTGGAACCATGGCTATCTTATCAGCAACTATTTATTTTATGTTGTTAATTATGGGGAAAAAATTAAATATAAAAAATTTAATTTTATTTATATTTATTACTGGCATAGCAATAACTATTTTAGGATATATAGATACTGTTATAAATCCAAATCCAACTCATTTGGGGAAAACTATAAGTTTGATAGAAGAAAAAGGGATAGGAGTTACTCAAAATATTATAGGTAGGAAATTACTTATGAATATTAAATTAATTGGAGCTTCTGTCTGGACAAAAGTTATATTTATTGATATAGTAATTCAAGTTGTTCTTTCCTATGTATATAAGAATAGGATATTATATATTATGGAAAAAGGATTAGGGAAGGGAATTTTGAGCGGTATTATAGGAAGTTTGATTGGTTTATTATTAAATGATTCGGGAATAATACTTTCAGCATTATCCATGAATTTAATTACACTATTCTTGTTATTTATTGTTATAGGGCATGGAGAAACATATATAAATGGAAGTGGTAAAATTGAAAAGAACAAAGTTAGGTAATACAGATATTGAGGTTTCGAGACTCTGTTTTGGATCATTAACTATAACACCTTTTCAAGCAAATTTGTCAATAGAAGAAGGTGGAAGGCTTATACAATATGCGTACAGTAAAGGAATAAATTTTATTGATACAGCTGAAATATATGATAATTATGAATATATTAAATATGCACTGCAAGGAATAAAACGAGAAGATTTTGTTATAGCTACTAAGTGTTATGCATACACTAAGGAAATGGCAAAACAAAGTTTGGAATTAGCTTTAAAGGAGTTGGATACAGATTATATAGACATATTCTTACTTCATGAGCAGGAGAGTATTCATACAATTAGAGGGCATTATGAAGCTATAGAATATTTTTTAAAAGCAAAAGATATGGGTAAAATAAGAGCAATAGGTATTTCAACTCACAGGGTAGAAGGTGTATATGCTGTAACTCAATATGATGAGCTTGATGTGGTTCATCCTATTATAAATATGGCAGGTATTGGAATACAGGATGGAAGTATCCAGGATATGTTAAATATTATAAAAAAAGCTTATAATATGGGAAAGGGTATATATGGTATGAAACCTCTAGGAGGAGGACATTTAATTGGTGAAGTAGAAGAAGCATTTAATTTTGTAAATAGTGTACCTTACATTCATTCTTTTGCTATAGGAATGCAATCTAAAGAAGAGGTAGATTGTAATATAGCTTTACTAAAAACTGGGAAGATACCTAACGATTTAAAAGAAAAATTAAAAAAGAAAAAAAGAAGATTAATAGTAGCGGACTATTGCATAGCTTGTGGAAATTGTGTAAAAACTTGTAAACAAAATGGAATTGAAATAATTGATGGTAAAGCTATTCCTAATGAGAATTGTATACTTTGTGGTTATTGTGCAAGAAATTGTCCGGAATTTTGTATTAAGGTAATATAGAAGGAGAGATATATGGAAAGAATAATGGGATTAGATGTAGGCGATAAAACTATAGGAGTTGCATTAAGCGATCCTTTAAAAATTACAGCTCAAGGTCTTAAAACCATAAAGCGAAAAAATATTAACGATGATATAAAAGAAATAGAAGATATTATACAAAAATATAATGTAACTAAGATAGTAGTTGGACTGCCTAAAAATATGAATAATACTATAGGTCCCCAAGGAGAGAAAGTATTAAACTTTGTAAAAAAATTAAAAAAAAGGATAGATGTAGATATAATACTAGAAGATGAAAGACTTACTACAGTAGCAGCTGAAAAAATGTTAATAGAAGGAGATGTAAGTAGAAAAAATAGAAAAAAAGTTATAGATAAGGTAGCTGCAACTTATATATTACAGACTTATCTTGATAGGAATTAAAGAGGTGAGAATATGAATGATACAATAGTTTTATTAGATGAAATGGGAAACGAAATAGAATTTCAAGTGTTATCAACTTTTGGTATAGACGATGTAGATTATGCAGCTTTATTGCCAGTTGGTGATATGGAATCATTAACCTATTTACTTCGCATAGAATATGATGAAGATGGAGACTTAATGTTGGTAGGTATTGATGACGAAAAAGAGTTTAATGAAGTAATAGAGGTTTATGAAGAAATACAAAGGGAAAAGCTTCAGTAGATGTAAATGGTTGACAAATAGTATATCTACTAGTATTCTATAATATAGAATAATAAGCGGGTGAAAATATGGATATTAATATGGATGAGATTAAAGAAATATTTAAAGAGGAGGGATATAAGCTTACTACTCAGAGAAGGGCTATATTGGATGCAATTGTTGAAAATCATGAAAAACATCTAAGCCCTGAGGAGATTTACGACATAGTAAAGAAGAAATATCCAGAGATCGGTATAGCTACGGTTTATAGGACATTACAATTATTAGAAAAGTTAAATATAATATATAGATTAAATTTTGATGATGGCTATAACAGATACGAGCTAAATTGTAATTCTGAGAATCATCATCATCATCATTTGATTTGCCTAAAATGTGGGAAGGTGATAGAAGTAAAATTAGATCTATTAGAAAACTTAGAAAACGAAATCGAAAATGAAAATGGTTTTAAAATAGTAGATCATAATGTGAAATTTTTTGGATACTGTAATAGGTGCCAAGAGTAAATCCCATTTAGGGATTTATTTTTTTAGGTTGTACAAAATATTATTTCAATGATTGAGAATTTTAATAATAAATGAAGAAATTAATGTTTAAAGGAGATGATAGAGTGGCAAAAAAACCAAACAAATTAAAAATTATTCCACTAGGTGGATTAGGAGAAGTAGGGAAAAATATTACTATATTTGAATATAAGGATGATATAGTTATAGTTGATTGCGGTATGAGTTTTCCAGAGGATGAGATGCTTGGAATTGATGTAGTTATACCGGACATAACTTATTTATTTAAAAACAAAGAAAAGATAAGAGGTATAGTTTTAACTCATGGGCATGAGGATCATATTGGAGGATTACCTTATGTTTTAAAGAAGCTCAATGTTCCTATTTATGGAACTAAGTTAACTTTAGGACTTGTAGAAAACAAATTGAAAGAGCATAAGTTGAATAATGTAAAATTAAATGAAGTAAGAGCTGGTGATATAATTAAATTAGGTTGTTTTAAAATAGAATTTATAAAAACAAGTCATAGCATACCTGATAGCGTTGCATTGGCTATAGATACACCTGTTGGTATGGTAGTCCATACTGGAGATTTCAAAATAGATTATACACCTATCAATGGTAATTTAATAGATCTTCATAAATTTGCGGAAATAGGGAAGAAGGGTGTATTAGCTTTATTGGCAGATAGTACTAATGTGGAGAGACCTGGATATACTATGTCGGAAAAGACTGTGGGGGATACTTTCAATGATATATTTTTAAAAGCTCCTCAAAGGATAATTGTTGCAACTTTTGCTTCTAATGTTCATAGAATACAACAAGTTATAGATGCAGCAGAAATGTTTAATAGAAAAGTTGTATTATCTGGAAGAAGCATGATAAACACTACTAATGTAGCTAAGGAATTAGGATATTTACGAGTACAAGAAAGTACCATAATAGATATAAATGACATGGATAGATATTCTAGTAACCAAATAGTAATCCTTACTACAGGAAGTCAAGGAGAGCCTATGTCTGCTTTAACTAGAATGGCATTTTCAGAGCATAGAAAAATAGAGTTGGTACCAGGGGATTTAGTAGTAATTTCTGCAAGCCCTATACCAGGTAATGAGAAGACTGTATCAGGAATTATTAATAGATTAATGGAAATTGGAACGAAGGTTATATATGAATCATTAGCAGATGTTCATGTCTCAGGACATGCGTGTCAAGAAGAATTAAAATTAATCCATACATTATTAAATCCGAAATATTTTATACCCGTTCATGGCGAATATAGACATCTCAAAAGGCATGAAGAATTAGCAATTGAGCTAGGAATGCCTAAGGAAAATATATTTTTAGCTAAAAATGGTTCTGTGATAGAATTTACTAAAAATTCTGCGAATATGGGGCAATCAGTTCAAGCAGGTAATATTTTAGTAGATGGTCTTGGAGTGGGAGATGTAGGAAATATTGTTTTAAGAGATAGAAAACATCTTTCTGAAGATGGATTGATAGTAGTTGTTGTTACTATTAGTAAGCAAGATGGAAAAGTAATTGCAGGTCCAGATATTATATCAAGAGGATTTGTATATGTGAGGGAATCTGAGGATTTAATGGAAGAAGCAAGAAAGGTAGTAAGAGATGTTTTAACAGAATGTGAAAAACGTCATATAACCGATTGGGCTACATTAAAATCTAGTATGCGTAATGCATTAAGAAGTTTTATATATGAAAAGATAAAGAGAAATCCAATGATACTGCCTATTATAATGGAAGTATAATAATAGTCCTAGCTTAAAGCTAGGACTATTATTTTTATACCTGTTCAATATTATAGATTAATGATATAATATTTAATTAACATGGTATCATTGCTATTATGTATCATAAAATCATTTATAATAATTAATTAGGAGGTATAAATATGTCTAATGTTTATGACCAAGCTCATAAGTTAGCAAAGGCAATAAGAGCATCAGAGGAATATAAACTTTACAAAGAAAAAAGAAAAATTCTCTGTTCTGATGAAAAGAATAAAAAAATGGTTGAGGATTTTCAAGAGAAATTATTTAAATTGCAGATGGATCAATTTTCTGGTAAGGAAGTTGATGAATCGGAATTAGATAAGTTGAAAAAATTAGAAGATGTGCTGATACTTAATCCAATTATAAAGGACTATTTTATAGCAGAAATGAGGTTTAGCCAGCTAGTTCATGATATAAACAATATTATTGGAGAAGCTATAGATTTAGAAGAAGATTAATAGTGATTAAATAATATATTTAGTTATCTACATTTTACAAAAAAATTATGGAAAGAAATGAAATAGATAACTACTTATTCAGAGGTGGATTATTGTGTTAGAAACTACTAATGTAAAGAAAAAAAACAAGATTAAGAGAATATTAATCATCTTAATTTTAATAGTTGGTATTTTAATAGTGGGGAAGGTATATTACGATTGGGGATTTACTGCAGTAGATATTGAGAATCCAAAGGATGTCTCTGTTGAAATACCTTTTGGTAGTAGTTCAAATAGGATAGCTAATATATTGAAGGAAAAAGGCTTAATTAAAAGTGAATTAATATTTAAAATTGCAGTAAAAAAAAGTGATATAGGTGAAGAATTAAAAGCAGGGAAATATATATTAAGCACAGATATGGACATATATAAAATAATTGATGAGCTAACTAAAGGTGGAAAAAATGAAAACGTAATAAGATTTACCATTCCAGAAGGATATGAAATACAACAAATAGCAGATAAGTTAGCTAACGAAGGTGTTGTAGATAAGGAACGTTTTTTAGAATTAACATCTAATAAGAAATATTTTGAAGATAAGCATCCTATTTTAAAGGAATTGAAAGAAGGACAATGCTTGGAAGGATTTTTATTTCCTTCTACCTATGAAATATATACAAACACAACAGAAGAAGATATAATAGATAAAATGCTTTCTAAATTTGAAGAGGTGTTTGAAAGAAGTGTTAGACCTCATATGGATAAATATGATTTTACTGTAAACGAAGTGGTCACTTTGGCTTCTATTATAGAGAGAGAAAGTAAACTAGATGAAGAAAGGGAACTTATATCTGCAGTATTTCACAATCGTTTGAATAAAGGAATGTTATTGGAGTCTTGTGCTACTGTTCAATATGCATTAGGTGAACGGAAGGAAGTATTATCAAAAAAGGATCTAAAAATAGATTCGGAATATAATACTTATATACATGAGGGATTACCTCCAACCCCTATAGCATCACCTGGAGAGAAGTCATTAATTGCAGCAGTAAATCCAGCTGATGTAGATTATTTGTATTTTCGTACAAAGGAAGATGGAACTGGAGGACATATTTTTTCTAGAACCTATGAAGAACATTTAAAAGCAAAACCTAAAAAATAATACGTGGTTAACCACGTATTATTTTTGCCAAGGAGGCTAGATATAGATTGAATTATATAAATGAAGAATATATTGAAGATTATATACGAAGTATATTACCTGAAAGTAATTTATACCTACAAAAATTAGAAAATTATGCAGAAGAATATAATATTCCTATAGTAGAGAGGGAAGTAGCACAATTATTAAGAGTATTAATAAAAATTCACAAACCTAAAAGAATATTAGAAGTAGGAACTGCTATAGGTTATTCTGCATTAGTAATGGCTGAAGCAACAGAAGGGAATTGTTATATTACTACTATTGAACGAAGGAAAGATATGGTAAAAATAGCTGAAAAAAACATAAACAATACTATATATAAGGATAATATAAAAATACTTTATGGTGAAGCAGAGAATATACTACCAAATCTTAAAGAAGAATATGATTTTGTGTTTTTAGATGCAGCTAAAGGGCAGTATTTACGTTTTTTTAATTGGTGTATGGATTTAACTAAAAAAGGTGGTTTGATAGTATCAGACAATGTATTATTCAAAGGCATGGTTGCTTCTGATAAACTGGTTGTAAGAAGAAAAAAAACAATAGTTAAACGTTTGAGAGCGTATTTAAAGTATATAAACCATATAGAAGGATATACGTCATGTATTATACCCATTGGGGATGGAGTAGCATTAACTTATAGAGAGGAGTGAAATATTTTGCAAAAACCAGAATTATTGGCACCAGCTGGAGATTTAGAAAAGTTGAAAATGGCTATAATCTATGGTGCAGATGCAGTATATTTAGGTGGGGAACAATTTGGTCTTAGAAAGGCCTCTAAAAATTTTACCGAAGATGAGATTAAAGAAGGAGTAGATTTTGCTCATGAAAAAGATAAGAAAGTATATATAACCATGAATATTATTCCCCATAATGAAGATTTAATTGGATTAGAAGAATATTCAAAAAAATTATATGATATGGGAGTGGATGGAGTAATAGTATCAGATCCAGGAATATTTTCAGTAATAAATAGAACTGTTCCAGAACTTCCTATTCATTTAAGTACACAAGCTAGTGTTACCAATTACGAAACCGTAATGTTTTGGTATAATTTAGGTATTAGAAGAATTGTATTGGCTAGAGAATTATCCTTAAATGAAATAGAAGAAATAATAAAAAAGGCTCCCAAAGATTTAGAAATAGAAACTTTTGTTCATGGTGCTATGTGTATATCTTATTCAGGCAGATGTTTATTGAGTAACTATATGGTTGGAAGAGATGCAAATAGAGGGGATTGTGCTCATCCTTGTAGATGGAAGTATTATCTAATGGAAGAAAAAAGACCAGGAGAGTATTTCCCAATAGTAGAGGGAGATAAGGGTACATTTATATTTAATTCTAAAGATCTTTGTATGATTGAGTATATACCTGATCTTGTAAAAGCAGGAATTAAATCCTTTAAAATTGAGGGAAGGGTAAAAAGTTCCTATTATGTAGCAACTGTGGTAAGATCTTATAGGATGGCTATAGATGAATATTTTAAAGATCCAGATAATTATACATTTGATGAAAGTTGGATTGATGAAATAAAAAAAGCTAGTTATCGAGATTTTACAACGGGTTTTTATTTTGGTAAACCTACAGAAGAAGATCAAGTGTATACATCAAGTTCTTACATTAGAAAATATGATTTTGTTGGTCTTGTACTAGATTATGATGAAGATACAAAATTGGCTACAATAGAACAGAGAAATAGAATGTTTGTTGGTGATGAGATTGAAGTATTCGGACCTGGAAGAAAACATTTTACTCAGATTATTGAAAAAATGTGGGACGAGGAAGGAAACGAGATAGATGTGGCACCTCATCCTCAACAAATAATTAAAATGAAGATGGATAATAAAGTTAATAAATGGGATATTATTAGAAAGAGTATAGAGGGTTGATATATATGAAAAAACCTTTATTAATTGGTATTACAGGCGGAACCGGTTCAGGTAAATCTACTGTATCTACAGAAATATTAAAGTCTATTCACGAAAAAAACGTTGCTATTATAGAACAAGATTCTTATTACAAGGATCAAAGTCATCTTTCTTTTGAAGAAAGGGTAAAAACTAATTATGATCATCCCTTTGCTTTTGACAATGATCTACTTATTCAACATCTTAAGGATTTATTAAACAGAAAACCTATTGAAAAGCCAATATATGATTTTGAACGCCATACTAGAAAAAAAGAAACTATAACGGTTTATCCCAAAGAAATTATAATATTAGAAGGAATACTTATATTAGCTGATGAAGAAATTCGTAACTTATGTGATATTAAAATATTTGTAGATACTGATTCTGATGTAAGAGTTATAAGAAGAATAGAAAGGGATATGAAAGAAAGAGGAAGAACTTTAGATTCAGTTATTAATCAGTATATGACAACTGTTAGACCTGCTCACATGCAATTTGTTGAACCAAGTAAGAAACATGCTGACATAATTATACCTGAAGGGGGTTATAATAAAGTTGCAATAGATATAATTGTAACTAAAATTAATTCTATATTAGGCAAATAAAGTAATAGCTTCCCTGCAATTAGGCAATACTATAACTAATAGCAGGGAGGTTTTTTTATGAATAGATACAGGAAAAATATAGTAAATAATAGAATTATTAAAATGTTAATTATTTCTTCTTTATTATTTTCTTTATTAATTTTACGATTAGTATATATTCAAATTGGAGAACATGAAAAATTAAAAATTCAAGCTTTAAAACAGAGAAGTCATGAAATTAGTTTATATCCCAATAGGGGGATTATATATGATAGAAATTTAATACCTCTTACCAATAGAGAAGTGATTCCTACTGCTTTTTTTTATAAAGATAGCATATTAGAAGATGAAAAATTAAAACAATTTATTATAGATAATTCAGAATTTGATGAAAAGCAATTGGAAAAATATATTCAAAATAAAAATTCTATAATAGAAATACCTTTAAATTTAGAAGTAACAAGTCCTAATGAAGAAAAAATATTTATTGAAAATAAAACTATTAGATATGAAAACGATAGTATGCTTGCTCACGTGATTGGATATATAAATAAGGCAGAAAATAGAGGAGAATCAGGTATTGAAAAAGCATATGATGAGATTTTAAGAGATAGTGATAGTTATTCACTTTATTTAGAAGTAGATAAAGCAAAAAAAATTATACTTAATGGAGAGTATGAAGTATCCCAGAATAAGAATACTATGGATCCAAAGGCAGTTAAATTAACTATAGATTATCATATTCAAAAGATTGTTGAAAATGTATTAGATAAAAATAAAATTAAAGGGTCAGTAATAGTAGCTGATGTGGATACTGGAGATATTAGAGCTATGGCTAGTAGACCAAATTTTAATCAAAATGAGATAGATGAATACTTAAATAGAGAAGATATGGCTTTATATAATAAAGCTATTCAAGTTGCTAATCCTCCAGGATCTTTATTTAAAACAGTGGTATTATTAGCTGCTTTAGAAAAAGATATTTCTTATTTAGATAAAGTGTTTTATTGTAGTGGTTATGAGCAAATAAATAACGTGCCAATAAAATGTAATAATGGAAGAGGACATG
This portion of the Keratinibaculum paraultunense genome encodes:
- the alaS gene encoding alanine--tRNA ligase — protein: MKKIGLHEIRQEFIDFFKDKGHLVIKSFPLIPKNDKSLLLINAGMAPLKPYFTGEKTPPSKRIVTCQKCIRTADIENVGKTDRHATFFEMLGNFSFGDYFKREAIEWAWEFLTERLEIPKEDLWVSIYKEDDEAFKIWNEVIGLEKEKIVPLGKEDNFWELEIGPCGPCSEIYIDRGKKYGCGKKDCKPGCDCERFIEIWNLVFTQYDKDKNGEYHPLEHPNIDTGMGLERITAIIEGARNIFEIEEIQHILKFVEKTSGKKYGIDPSVDTSIRVITDHSRAITFMVSDGILPSNEGRGYVLRRLIRRAARHGKLLGIEEPFLNKIVDVVISSWKVEYPELEEKKVQIKKVIQAEEEKFQETIHQGINILENYIEELISKGDKCLSGKNAFKLYDTYGFPLDLTREILEEKGLTVDEKGFNQQMEKQRNMARKARKSVVDSGWKNAQSTELFSDYDTQFVGYDILEIETKVLGLFKQGEAIENLEEYDQGIIILKETPFYGESGGQVGDTGYIRGENFVARVLDTKRIDDVIVHFINVENGRVSVEEPVYAIVDKDRRENIKRNHSATHLLHRALKDILGEHVNQAGSIVLPDRLRFDFTHYEPVREEQLKEIERIVNKKILESLEVKIINTTLNESQKMGAVGLFEDKYEDEVRIVQMGDYSKELCGGTHVDNTSNIGLFKIISESSIAAGVRRIEAITGYAVYEYINQMEKDIQNISSILKTDRSQLTDRIYNLIEELKKKEKELNSLKSKMASSIAEDIINKSVKVDGVNLISYKIEDMDMDSLRNLGDEIKNTIDSGIIVLASIDKNKVSFVSMVTKDLVNKGFHAGNIIKEVAKITDGGGGGRPDMAQAGGKNINKVEEALSMIPSIIKKQIE
- the ruvX gene encoding Holliday junction resolvase RuvX, whose protein sequence is MERIMGLDVGDKTIGVALSDPLKITAQGLKTIKRKNINDDIKEIEDIIQKYNVTKIVVGLPKNMNNTIGPQGEKVLNFVKKLKKRIDVDIILEDERLTTVAAEKMLIEGDVSRKNRKKVIDKVAATYILQTYLDRN
- a CDS encoding Fur family transcriptional regulator; translated protein: MDINMDEIKEIFKEEGYKLTTQRRAILDAIVENHEKHLSPEEIYDIVKKKYPEIGIATVYRTLQLLEKLNIIYRLNFDDGYNRYELNCNSENHHHHHLICLKCGKVIEVKLDLLENLENEIENENGFKIVDHNVKFFGYCNRCQE
- a CDS encoding ribonuclease J, yielding MAKKPNKLKIIPLGGLGEVGKNITIFEYKDDIVIVDCGMSFPEDEMLGIDVVIPDITYLFKNKEKIRGIVLTHGHEDHIGGLPYVLKKLNVPIYGTKLTLGLVENKLKEHKLNNVKLNEVRAGDIIKLGCFKIEFIKTSHSIPDSVALAIDTPVGMVVHTGDFKIDYTPINGNLIDLHKFAEIGKKGVLALLADSTNVERPGYTMSEKTVGDTFNDIFLKAPQRIIVATFASNVHRIQQVIDAAEMFNRKVVLSGRSMINTTNVAKELGYLRVQESTIIDINDMDRYSSNQIVILTTGSQGEPMSALTRMAFSEHRKIELVPGDLVVISASPIPGNEKTVSGIINRLMEIGTKVIYESLADVHVSGHACQEELKLIHTLLNPKYFIPVHGEYRHLKRHEELAIELGMPKENIFLAKNGSVIEFTKNSANMGQSVQAGNILVDGLGVGDVGNIVLRDRKHLSEDGLIVVVVTISKQDGKVIAGPDIISRGFVYVRESEDLMEEARKVVRDVLTECEKRHITDWATLKSSMRNALRSFIYEKIKRNPMILPIIMEV
- a CDS encoding YlbF family regulator — encoded protein: MSNVYDQAHKLAKAIRASEEYKLYKEKRKILCSDEKNKKMVEDFQEKLFKLQMDQFSGKEVDESELDKLKKLEDVLILNPIIKDYFIAEMRFSQLVHDINNIIGEAIDLEED
- a CDS encoding IreB family regulatory phosphoprotein, which encodes MKFETPKDKDNEVREIILAVFDALEEKGYNPINQIIGYILSGDPTYITSHNDARSLIRKIERDELLEEILGCYLENEREKDI
- a CDS encoding aldo/keto reductase; its protein translation is MVKLKRTKLGNTDIEVSRLCFGSLTITPFQANLSIEEGGRLIQYAYSKGINFIDTAEIYDNYEYIKYALQGIKREDFVIATKCYAYTKEMAKQSLELALKELDTDYIDIFLLHEQESIHTIRGHYEAIEYFLKAKDMGKIRAIGISTHRVEGVYAVTQYDELDVVHPIINMAGIGIQDGSIQDMLNIIKKAYNMGKGIYGMKPLGGGHLIGEVEEAFNFVNSVPYIHSFAIGMQSKEEVDCNIALLKTGKIPNDLKEKLKKKKRRLIVADYCIACGNCVKTCKQNGIEIIDGKAIPNENCILCGYCARNCPEFCIKVI
- a CDS encoding DUF1292 domain-containing protein; the encoded protein is MNDTIVLLDEMGNEIEFQVLSTFGIDDVDYAALLPVGDMESLTYLLRIEYDEDGDLMLVGIDDEKEFNEVIEVYEEIQREKLQ